ATGGAGGAGCCAAGATCCATGTGAAAGTTCAGTATTTTGATATTTCAAAAGATCGCAATTGGGCAAGGGGTATCCGGAGTGCAAAGTACCCTGGTGTTCCTTATACCTTTTTCTCTCAAAGACGGGGCTGCAAAGTAACACTTTACCAAGATGCACATGTCCCTGACAACTTCATTCCCAAAATTCCTCTTGCTGATGGGAAATACTATGGTCCGCACAGATGCTGGGAGGACATATTTGATGCAATCAGCAATGCCCAACATCTGATTTACATCACTGGGTGGTCAGTATACACTGAAATCACCTTGTTGAGGGACTCTAAGAGGCAAAAGCCAGGCGGGGATGTTACCCTTGGAGAGCTACTTAAGAGGAAGGCTAGCGAAGGTGTTCGAGTCCTTATGCTTGTTTGGGATGATAGGACCTCGGTAGGATTGCTAAAGAAAGATGGTCTGATGGCCACCCATGATGAGGATACTGCTAGCTACTTTCAGGACACAGATGTGCACTGTGTTTTGTGTCCCCGGAATCCTGATGATGGAGGGAGCTTTGTTCAGGACCTACAGATTTCTACCATGTTCACTCATCATCAGAAGATTGTTGTTGTAGACCATGAGATGCCTAATAAGGGTTCCCAACAGCGCAGAATTGTGAGCTTTATTGGGGGCATTGACCTTTGTGATGGAAGATATGATACGCAGTTTCATTCTCTTTTTAGGACCTTGGATACAGCTCATCATGATGATTTCCATCAGCCAAATTTTGCAGATGCATCACTTAAGAAAGGTGGACCCAGGGAACCTTGGCATGACATTCATGCACGGCTAGAAGGACTGATTGCTTGGGATGTGCTGTACAATTTTGAGCAGAGATGGAGAAAGCAAGGGGGTAAGGATGTTCTTGTACAGCTCAGGGATCTGGCAGACATCATCATTCCACCTTCTCCTGTCATGCTCCCAGAGGATAGAGAGACATGGAATGTTCAGCTATTCAGATCCATTGATGGTGGTGCCGCATTTGGTTTTCCTGATAGTCCAGAGGATGCTGCTAGAGCTGGGCTTGTTAGTGGAAAGGATAACATCATTGACAGAAGCATTCAAGATGCTTACATAAATGCCATCCGCAGGGCAAAGAATTTCATCTATATTGAAAACCAGTACTTTCTTGGAAGCTCTTTTGGGTGGAAGGCAGATGACATCAAGCCTGAGGATATTGGGGCATTACACCTGATCCCTAAGGAGCTATCATTGAAGATAGTAAGCAAGATTGAAGCTGGGGAGCGGTTTACTGTTTATATTGTTGTGCCAATGTGGCCAG
The sequence above is a segment of the Elaeis guineensis isolate ETL-2024a chromosome 7, EG11, whole genome shotgun sequence genome. Coding sequences within it:
- the LOC105047820 gene encoding phospholipase D alpha 1; the encoded protein is MAYILLHGTLHITIFEADSLSSASGGGPKFIRQLVEGIGDTIGLGKGSSQLYATIDVEKARVGRTRLITNEPVKPRWYESFHIYCAHLAASVIFTVKDDKPIGASLVGRAYLPVTEILDGEEIDRWLEICDEDSKPLDGGAKIHVKVQYFDISKDRNWARGIRSAKYPGVPYTFFSQRRGCKVTLYQDAHVPDNFIPKIPLADGKYYGPHRCWEDIFDAISNAQHLIYITGWSVYTEITLLRDSKRQKPGGDVTLGELLKRKASEGVRVLMLVWDDRTSVGLLKKDGLMATHDEDTASYFQDTDVHCVLCPRNPDDGGSFVQDLQISTMFTHHQKIVVVDHEMPNKGSQQRRIVSFIGGIDLCDGRYDTQFHSLFRTLDTAHHDDFHQPNFADASLKKGGPREPWHDIHARLEGLIAWDVLYNFEQRWRKQGGKDVLVQLRDLADIIIPPSPVMLPEDRETWNVQLFRSIDGGAAFGFPDSPEDAARAGLVSGKDNIIDRSIQDAYINAIRRAKNFIYIENQYFLGSSFGWKADDIKPEDIGALHLIPKELSLKIVSKIEAGERFTVYIVVPMWPEGVPESGSVQAILDWQRRTMEMMYTDIIEALKAKGIEANPKDYLTFFCLGNREVKKSGEYEPEEQPEPDTDYSRAQQARRFMIYVHSKMMIVDDEYIIIGSANINQRSMDGARDSEIAMGAYQPCYLSTREPPRGQIHGFRLALWYEHLGMVDDVFLRPESVECVRKVNKVADQYWGLYSGDSPDRDLPGHLLSYPIGVSSAGAITELPGTEYFPDTRARVLGTKTDYLPPILTT